In Lapillicoccus jejuensis, the DNA window TCGGCGTGCCGGGCCGGCTCGGACCGGTCGAGCTCGGCCCAGTCGCGCACCAGCCGGGAGGTGTCGGCGTGCACCTCGCGCATCATGGTCTCGACCCGGACCTGCCCGGCGAGGTGCGCGAGGAACAGGACGAGGGTGACGACCCCCGCGATCCCGAGGACGAAGGCGAGGCTGACCGCCAGTCGGGGAACGAACTCGGGGTGGGTCCCGTTGCTGCTGCGGACCTGGCGCAGGACGACGAGGGCGTAGGCGAAGGTGCCGAGGAACAGACCCAGGGTGCCTTGGACGAAGACGTCCCCCGTGAAGGTGCGCAGGAGGCGCGGGGAGAACTGGCTGCTGGCGAGCTGCAGGGTGACCACGGTCAGGGAGAAGGTCAGCGAGGTGACCGTGATGAGCGAACCGGAGACGGCCTGCAGGACGGTCCGCGCCGCGTCCGCGTCCCCGGCGAAGAGCCACCCGGCCAGCATCCCCGCTGTGCTCCCGAACTGGTCGTCGACCGCGGCGTCGAGGACGGGCAGGAGCAGGCCGAGGAGGACGGCCAGGGCCACCGCCAGGACGGGGAGCGGCCACAGCCGCGACCGGACCGCGTCGGTGGTCGTCGCCACCTGCTGGCGCACCGGGGAGCTGCTCAGTCCTGGGCCGCCACGACGACGGCGTACGAGCCGACGCCGCGCACGTCACCGGCCGGGACCGAGCGTCGCTCGAGGACCAGCGAGACGAGCGCGCCGGTGGACGGCTCGACGTCGAGGTCCTTGACCGTGCCCAGCTCGTCGCCGAGGACCGAGAGCACCCGCTTGCCGAGCACGGCGTCGCGCTTGTCGTGCAGCGCGTCGACCCGCTCGTCGGCGTCGACGACGACCTCCGCCGACGCGACGGTCACCGCGTCGGCGCCGAGGCCCTGCACGTCGGGCCAGGGCAGGACCGAGCCGTTCTTCGTCCGCTTGAGCAGGAAACCGACGACCTGCCGGCCGGGACCGTCGACGACGACGTCCTTGACCTTGCCGACGCGCTCGGCCGAGGCCGTCGAGACGACCTTGCGGCCCTTGATGTCCGACCAGAGCATCTACGCCCCTCCCTCGAGACCGCGGCGGAAGGCTTCGACGGCGGCGCCGAAGCCGGCCAGGTCGTTGCCCACGAAGTCGCGCGCCCCGTCGGGCACGACGAGGTACTCCTGCGACGCCGAGATCGTCGACGGCAGCGGGATGAGCAGCCGCTTGCCCTTGGACTCGAGCGCCTCGGCGGCGGCGATCTCGTAGCCGACGACCTCGCAGGAGCTCGAGTCGTCGGCGACCTGGACGACGACGTCGACGACCGTGCCGAGCTCGGTGCCGGAGTCGGTGAGGACGCGCGAGCCGAGCACGTCCCCGCCGGAGCCGCCCGAGCGCGCGGACTTCTCGAGCACGGCGTCGCGCGCCTCGAGCACGTCCTGCGACTCGACCATGACCGCCTCGGCGCCGAGGGCCGCGACCGACTCCCAGGCCAGGGCCTCCTTCCTCGGTCCGGCGAACAGGCCGCGCCCGGCCAGGGTGAAGCCGCCGACGCGGCCGCCCGCGGCGGCGAAGACGACGTCCTTGACCTGGGCGACGTCCTCGCCCTGGTAGGTGACGACCGGTCGGCCCTCGATCTCCGAGGTGCGCATGAGCCGGCTCACGGGGTGCCCCCGGGTCCGCCGCCCTGCGGTCCGCCCGGCTTGCGGCCACCCGACGGGTCGACGATGACGCCGCCCCGGCGCCGGCGCGCCTGCACGCCCAGGAACAGGGCGACCGCGAGGACGGCGACGCCCAGCACGACGACCAGCCAGGTCCACCACTCCACGACGTCCGCCTCTCCTGAAGTCCTCGTCCTCACGACCCTGCGGCCGCGAGCCTATGCGGTGCGACCTAGCATTGTCCGGTGCCCACCGTCCTGCTCGTCCGACACGGCCGGACGGCGGCCAACGCCTCCGGCACCCTCGCCGGGTGGACCCCCGGCATCGGCCTCGACGACCACGGTCGAGAGCAGGCGACCAAGGTCGCCGAGCGCGTCGCCGCCGCGGGGCTGACGATCGCGCGCGTCGTCGCCTCGCCGCTGCAGCGCTGCCAGGAGACCGCGGCGGCCCTCGTCGCGACAACGGCGCCCGGCGTCGCCGTCGAGAGCGACGAGCGGCTCGGGGAGTGCCGGTACGGCGCCTGGACCGGCCGGAAGCTCTCCGAGCTCACCAAGGAGCCGCTCTGGCGCACGGTGCAGGACCAGCCGTCGGCGGTCCGCTTCCCCGACGGCGACGACTTCCCGGGCGAGTCGATGGCCGGGATGCAGTCCCGCGCCCTGGCCGCGATCCGCGAGGTCGACGAGCAGGTGCGCGAGGCGCACGGGGCCGACGCGATCTGGGTCGCGGTCTCGCACGGCGACGTCATCAAGGCCGTCCTCGCCGACGCCGCCGGCTCGCACCTGGACCAGTTCCAGCGCATCCAGGTCGACCCGGCGTCGGTCTCGGTGGTGCGCTACACGTCGCGCCGGCCGTTCCTGCTGCGCAGCAACGACACCGGTGGCGACCTCGCCGGTCTGCTCCCGCCACCGCCGAAGCCCGCCGCCGAGGGGGAGGGCGACGGCGAGCCGGACGCGGCAGCGGGGAGCGACCCCGACACCGAGGGTGACGCGATGGTCGGCGGCGGCGCGGGTGCCCCCTCGGCGAGCGGCGCCTGAGGGCGGTTAGGCTCGGGCTCATGCCGGTCCACGACTTCGACCCGCCCGACCGGTTCGTCGTCGGCACCGTCGGGCCGCCCGGAGGGCGCACCTTCTTCCTCCAGGCCGCCGAGGGTCGCCGGCTCGTCTCCGTCTCGTGCGAGAAGGAGCAGGTCTCGGTCCTGGCCGAGAAGGTCGGCGAGCTGCTCGACCAGTTCGCCGGGGGCGCGACGTCCCCGTTCGACGGTCCCGAGGACCTCGAGCCGCTCGCGACGCCGATCGAGGACGAGTTCCGCGTGGCGACACTGTCGCTCGCCTGGGACCCGGCCCGCGAGGTCGTCGTCATCGAGGCCTTCGACTCCGACCTGCCCGAGGCCGAGGAGGGCGAGGCCCCGGACGCGTTCGAGGTCTCGCCGGAGCGTTCGGCCGTGCGCGTCGTCCTCACGCCGCTGCTGGCCCGCGGGTTCGCCCGCCGCGCCCGCACGCTCGTCTCCGCCGGCCGGCCGCCGTGCCCGTTCTGCGGGGGACCGCTGGACCCGACCGGTCACGTCTGCCCGCGCGCCAACGGCTACAAGCGCTGACGGACCCGACGAGGACGTGGACGGACCGAGGACGCCCGACGAGGTCGAGGTCGTCGCGCTCGCGCTGGCGACGAGCGAGCTCGAGGTCGTCGGGCGCG includes these proteins:
- a CDS encoding DUF3090 domain-containing protein, with product MPVHDFDPPDRFVVGTVGPPGGRTFFLQAAEGRRLVSVSCEKEQVSVLAEKVGELLDQFAGGATSPFDGPEDLEPLATPIEDEFRVATLSLAWDPAREVVVIEAFDSDLPEAEEGEAPDAFEVSPERSAVRVVLTPLLARGFARRARTLVSAGRPPCPFCGGPLDPTGHVCPRANGYKR
- a CDS encoding MSMEG_4193 family putative phosphomutase, whose translation is MPTVLLVRHGRTAANASGTLAGWTPGIGLDDHGREQATKVAERVAAAGLTIARVVASPLQRCQETAAALVATTAPGVAVESDERLGECRYGAWTGRKLSELTKEPLWRTVQDQPSAVRFPDGDDFPGESMAGMQSRALAAIREVDEQVREAHGADAIWVAVSHGDVIKAVLADAAGSHLDQFQRIQVDPASVSVVRYTSRRPFLLRSNDTGGDLAGLLPPPPKPAAEGEGDGEPDAAAGSDPDTEGDAMVGGGAGAPSASGA
- a CDS encoding PRC-barrel domain-containing protein, coding for MLWSDIKGRKVVSTASAERVGKVKDVVVDGPGRQVVGFLLKRTKNGSVLPWPDVQGLGADAVTVASAEVVVDADERVDALHDKRDAVLGKRVLSVLGDELGTVKDLDVEPSTGALVSLVLERRSVPAGDVRGVGSYAVVVAAQD
- a CDS encoding PRC-barrel domain-containing protein, whose protein sequence is MSRLMRTSEIEGRPVVTYQGEDVAQVKDVVFAAAGGRVGGFTLAGRGLFAGPRKEALAWESVAALGAEAVMVESQDVLEARDAVLEKSARSGGSGGDVLGSRVLTDSGTELGTVVDVVVQVADDSSSCEVVGYEIAAAEALESKGKRLLIPLPSTISASQEYLVVPDGARDFVGNDLAGFGAAVEAFRRGLEGGA